In a single window of the Acyrthosiphon pisum isolate AL4f chromosome X, pea_aphid_22Mar2018_4r6ur, whole genome shotgun sequence genome:
- the LOC103309868 gene encoding general transcription factor II-I repeat domain-containing protein 2B-like encodes MPVARHTIERRISVLSADILNNLQTNLSKCLAVSLTLDESTDIKDMPQPAIFVRYESKNLEMMEELLDLVTLKNTNRGCDIKEALDGVLQKNAVPIGNIVSIATDGAPSMTGTNQGLIGLLKFKS; translated from the coding sequence ATGCCTGTTGCTAGACACACAATAGAGAGGCGAATTTCTGTTCTAAGTGccgatattttaaataatttacaaacaaatttaagcAAGTGTTTAGCAGTAAGCCTGACACTGGACGAGTCTACTGATATTAAAGATATGCCACAACCTGCCATATTTGTGAGGTATGAGTCAAAAAACTTGGAGATGATGGAAGAACTCTTAGACCTAGTTACTTTGAAGAATACTAATCGGGGTTGTGACATAAAAGAAGCCCTGGATGGGGTTTTACAGAAAAACGCAGTGCCTATCGGTAATATTGTCAGCATTGCTACTGATGGTGCACCTTCTATGACTGGTACGAACCAAGGGCTTATTggactattaaaatttaaaagctgA